TCGCCTCGGTGCTGGGCGACCCCAAGATGCTGGTGCTCGACGAGCCGTTCAGCGGCCTGGACCCCGCGGCGGTCGACCAGATGAGCGCGCTGCTGCGCGAGCACACCGCGACCGGCACCCCGGTCCTCTTCTCCTCCCACCAGCTCGACCTCGTCGACCGGCTCTGCGACTCGATCGTGGTCCTGCACGGGGGCCGGGTCGTCGCCCAGGGCACCTCGGAGGACCTGCGGGCCAGCGCCCCGCTGCGCTACCGCCTGGTGACCGTCGGCGACACCGGCTGGGTGCGCGGCGCGGCGGGCGTGCAGGTCATCGACCTCGACGGCCCGAGCGCGCTGGTCCAGCCGGAGGACGAGCAGGCGGCGGAGCGGCTGCTGGCCGACGCCGTCGCCCGCGGCGGGGTGCGCGAGTTCGCCCGCGTCCGCCCGACCCTGTCCGAGATCTACCGAGAGGTGGCCGCATGAGCACCCGCGCCCCGTGGACCCTGGTCGCCGCGCGCGAGATCCAGGTCAAGCTGACCGACAAGAACTTCCTCATCGGCACCGGGCTCACCATCCTGCTGCTGCTGGCCGTGCTCGTCGTGCCCAGCCTCCTCGGCTCCTCCTCGCCCGACTACGACGTGGCCGTGACCGACGACCGCGGCGCCGCCGTCGTGGCGGAGGTCGACGACACCCTCCGCGCGGAGGACGAGGAGGCGTCCGCGACCGCCGTGGAGGTGGCCGACCGCGACGCCGCCGAGAGTGCCGTCCTCGAGGGCGACGTGGACGCGGCGCTCGTGGCCGGCGACGGCACGTGGGAGCTGCTGTCCGACGGCCCCGACCTCGGAGCCCTGCAGGGTCTGCTCAGCGAGCAGGTCCGCGCCGACGCCCTCGCCGACAACGCCCGTTCGGCGGGCACCACCGTCGAGGCGCTCACCGCCGGGTCGGAGGTCGCCGTCGTGGACGTCGGGCAGGAGGAGGGCGGGATGCCACCGGTCATCGCCTACGTCCTGGGCTTCGCCTTCGCCGGGCTGTTCTACTTCGCCGCGATCATGTTCGGCATGCAGATCGCCAACAGCGTGGTGGAGGAGAAGCAGTCGCGGATCATCGAGATCCTCGCGGCCAAGATCCCCACCCGCCAGCTGCTGCTCGGCAAGGTGCTCGGCAACACGGTGCTCGCCTTCGGGCAGCTCGCGCTCATCGCCGCGGTCAGCCTCGTCGGGATGACCTTCGTCGACCTGGACGTGGCGCTGCCCGGGCTCGTCGGGGCGATCGCGTGGTACCTCCCGTTCTTCCTCCTCGGCTTCCTCGCCCTGGCCTGCGTGTGGGCGGCCGCCGGGGCGCTGGCCTCCCGCACCGAGGACCTGCAGCAGACGACGATGCCGCTGACCATGGTGCTGGTCGTCCTCTTCATCGCCGGCGTCAACCTCGAGGGCACCGCCCGGCAGGTCTTCTCCTTCCTCCCGGTCGCCTCCACGCTGGTCATGCCGATGCGGATCCTCGAGGGCGACACCCAGCTGTGGGAGCCGGTCCTGGCCCTCGTGCTCGTCGTGGTGTTCTGCGCCCTGACCATCACCCTGGGGTCGCGGCTCTACGAGCGGGCGCTGCTGCACACCTCCGGCAGCCTGTCGTGGCGCCGGGCGATGGCGCTGTCGAAGGACTGAGCCAGGCACCACCGGGGGCGCCCGGAGGAAGGCGGATACGCTGGCGGGGTGAGCGACCCCGAGCATCTCGACCCTGACTCCGCCCCCCTGTCGCCGCTGCTCGTGGCCCTGGACGTGGACGGCACGATCGTGCACCACGACGGCTACCTGGCGCCGCGGGTGCGGGAGGCGGTCCGCGCGCTGGACGCCCTGCCGCACGTCACGGTGATGATCGCGACCGGGCGCTCGGTCCTCTCCACGCTGCCGGTGATGGACCAGCTCGGGCTGAGCACCGCCGGGCGGCCGGCGGTGTGCTCCAACGGGGCGGTGACGATCAGCGCCGCGCCGGAGGTGGCGGAGGGCTACGAGCTCGTCGACATGGTGACCTTCGACCCGGCCCCGGCCATCGCCCTGGTGCACACCCACCTGCCGTCCGCGCTGGTCGCGGTGGAGGAGATCGGGGTCGGCTTCAAGGTGAGCACCCCCTTCCCGCCCGGCGAGCTGTGGGGCGAGGAGCGGGTCGTGCCGGTCGAGGAGCTGAGCGCCCGCCCGGCGACCCGGGTGACCTTCCGCGAGCCCACGCTCAGCTCGGCCGACTTCACCGCGCTGGTGGAACGCATCGGTCTGCACGGGGTGTCCTACGCCGTGGGCTACAGCGCCTGGCTCGACCTCGCGCCCGAGGGCGTGTCCAAGGCGTCCGCGCTGGAGCTCGTGCGCCGCCGCCTCGGCGTGCAGCCGCACCGCACGGTGGCGGTCGGCGACCAGCGCAACGACCTGGAGATGCTGCACTGGGCCGCCGTGGGGTATGCCATGGGTCAGGCTCCCGACGAGGTGCTCCGGGTCGCGGACCGCACCACCGGTGCGGTCGAGGAGGACGGTCTGGCCGACGCCCTCGACGAGGTCCTCGCCGAGCTGGTCTGAGCGTGCTCATCACCTCGCCCGCCAACCCGCGGATCAAGGCGGTCGCGGGACTGCGGCGACGGCGGGCCCGGGACGCGCAGCGGCGGACCGTCGTGGAGGGGCACGAGGAGCTGAGCCTGGCCCTGGAGGCCGGGGTCGTCCCCGAGCTGCTGCTGCTGTGCCCCGAGCTCATGGCCGACGGCGTGCTCGGGGACGTGCTGGCCCGGGCCGGCGAGCTGGGGGTGGAGACCGTGGAGGCCTCGCGCGCGGCCTTCGAGAAGGCGGCCTACCGCGAGGGCCCGGACGGGGTGCTCGCAGTGGTGCCGACGACGCAGCGCCGGCCTGCAGACCTGAGCCTCCCGGAGGACGCGCTCGTGCTCGTCTGCGAGGGGGTGGAGAAGCCGGGCAACCTGGGGGCCGTGCTGCGCACCGCCGACGCCGCCGGGGTGGACGCGGTCGTCGCGGCCGACCCGGTGACCGACTGGGGCAACCCCAACACCGTCCGGGCCTCCAAGGGCACCGTCTTCTCCGTGCCCGTCGCCGCGGACGGGACGGCGGCGACCCTGGACTGGCTGGACGGGCACGGCATACCCCTCGTCGCGACCACCCCCGACACCGACGCGCTGCACACCTCGGTGGACTACCGCGGGCCCGTCGCGATCGCCGTCGGCACCGAGAAGACCGGTCTCACCGACCTGGTCCTCGAGCGCGCGGCGCACCGGGTGCGCATCCCCATGGCGGGCCGGGTCAACTCCCTCAACGTCGCGACCTCGGCGGCGATCGTCGTCTACGAGGCGGTCCGGCAGCGGGGCCGAGGTCGATGATCTCCCCGAAACACGGGTGTGCCACGATGAGCGCCATGCGTATCGACCACGTGAGTTATGCGGCCGGCCCGGAAGGGCTCCGGGCCACGGCGGAGCGCCTGGCGGCGCAGCTCGAGGTCAGGCCGCACGACGGCGGGGTGCACCCGCGCTTCGGCACCCGCAACGTCATCCTCCCGCTCGCCGACGAGCGCTACGTCGAGGTCGTCGAGGTGCTCGACCACCCGGCCTCCGACAAGGCGCCCTTCGGCCAGGCGGTGCGGGCCCGGTCCGCCGCCGGCGGGGGCTGGATGGCCTGGGTCGTCGCGGTCGACGACCTCGCCCCCGTCGAGGAGCGGCTCGGCCGACCCTCCGTCGAGGGGCACCGGCACACCCCCGAGGGCGTGCAGCTGCGGTGGCGGCAGATCGGCGTCAAGAACGTCATCGACCACGGCAACCGGCCCTTCTTCGTGCGCTGGGAGTCCGCGGCCGAGCACCACCCGTCGCGGCTGGCGGAGTCGGCGACCCGGCTGACCGGCCTCACCATCGGCGGGGACTTCCCCGAGGTGCGCCAGTGGCTCGGGCTGACCGGGGAACCCCAGGGGTCGTTCGAGAGCGAGATCGAGTTCGGCTTCCTCGAGGACGACGACTGCCCGTGCCTCGTCGAGGTCTCCTTCGAGACGCCCCAGGGGCCGGTCACCCTCTGAGCGCGCGGCAGGGCTCCGGGTCGACGACCCGGCGACCGGCTCAGCCGCGGGCGTACCCCCGCAGCCGCAGGCTGTTGAGCACGACGAGCACCGAGCTGAGCGCCATCGCCCCGCCGGCGATGACCGGTGTCAGCAGGCCGAAGGCGGCGAGCGGGATCGCCAGGGTGTTGTAGCCGAACGCCCACACGAGGTTCTGCTTGATCACCTGCAGCGTCCGCCGGGACAGCCCGATCGCGTCGGCCACCGTCTGGACGTCGGAGCGCATGAGCACGATGTCCGCGGACTCGGCGGCGACGTCGGTCCCCGAGCCCATCGCCATCCCGAGGTCGGCCTGGGCCAGGGCGGCCGCGTCGTTGACGCCGTCGCCGACCATCGCCACGACCTTGCCCTGCTCCTGCAGCGCCCGCACGTGGTCGAACTTGTGCTGCGGCAGCACGTCGGCGGTGACGTGGGCGGGGTCGATGCCGACCTGCTGCGCGACCGCCGCGGCGGTGCGCTCGTTGTCGCCGGTCAGCAGGTATGGCGTGAGGCCCAGCCCGCGCAGCCGCTCCACGGCGGCGGCGCTGGACTCGCGCGGGGTGTCGGCGACGGTGATCGCGGCCCGGGCGGTGCCCTCCCAGCCCACGAGGACGATCGTGCCCTCGGCGCGGGCGAGCGCCTCGTGCAGCACCTCCGGGACGACCTCGAAGAGGCCCGGGCGGCCGACGGTGACGACCATGCCGTTGACGTCGGCGCGCACGCCCTCGCCGGGCAGGTTGACGAAGTCGTGGGCCTCGGCGAGGCGGACCCCGCGCTCGCGGGCGCCGGCCACGACGGCCTGGGCCACCGGGTGCTCGCTGCCGGCCTCGACGCTGGCGGCCGCCTTGAGCGCGGCGTCGGCGGGCAGCGACCCGGCGGTGACGACGTCGGTCAGCACCGGGTGCCCGGTGGTCAGCGTGCCGGTCTTGTCCAGCACCACGGTGTCGACCGACCGGGTGGACTCGAGGATCTGCGGGCCCTTGATGAGGATGCCGAGCTGGGCGCCGCGGCCGGTGCCGGTGAGCAGCGCCGTCGGCGTGGCCAGCCCGAGGGCGCAGGGGCAGGCGATGATGAGCACCGCGACGGCGGCGGCCAGAC
This genomic window from Serinicoccus chungangensis contains:
- a CDS encoding ABC transporter ATP-binding protein — translated: MLELHGLSRSYGEHRAVDEVSFTVPDGRMVGFVGGNGAGKTTTMRMVMGVLAPSGGEVRWDGEPVTRADRVRFGYMPEERGLYPKQPVLAQLTYLGQLHGMSQSSARERSEELLTRFGLGERLTSKVETLSLGNQQRAQIIASVLGDPKMLVLDEPFSGLDPAAVDQMSALLREHTATGTPVLFSSHQLDLVDRLCDSIVVLHGGRVVAQGTSEDLRASAPLRYRLVTVGDTGWVRGAAGVQVIDLDGPSALVQPEDEQAAERLLADAVARGGVREFARVRPTLSEIYREVAA
- a CDS encoding ABC transporter permease — encoded protein: MSTRAPWTLVAAREIQVKLTDKNFLIGTGLTILLLLAVLVVPSLLGSSSPDYDVAVTDDRGAAVVAEVDDTLRAEDEEASATAVEVADRDAAESAVLEGDVDAALVAGDGTWELLSDGPDLGALQGLLSEQVRADALADNARSAGTTVEALTAGSEVAVVDVGQEEGGMPPVIAYVLGFAFAGLFYFAAIMFGMQIANSVVEEKQSRIIEILAAKIPTRQLLLGKVLGNTVLAFGQLALIAAVSLVGMTFVDLDVALPGLVGAIAWYLPFFLLGFLALACVWAAAGALASRTEDLQQTTMPLTMVLVVLFIAGVNLEGTARQVFSFLPVASTLVMPMRILEGDTQLWEPVLALVLVVVFCALTITLGSRLYERALLHTSGSLSWRRAMALSKD
- a CDS encoding HAD family hydrolase; the encoded protein is MSDPEHLDPDSAPLSPLLVALDVDGTIVHHDGYLAPRVREAVRALDALPHVTVMIATGRSVLSTLPVMDQLGLSTAGRPAVCSNGAVTISAAPEVAEGYELVDMVTFDPAPAIALVHTHLPSALVAVEEIGVGFKVSTPFPPGELWGEERVVPVEELSARPATRVTFREPTLSSADFTALVERIGLHGVSYAVGYSAWLDLAPEGVSKASALELVRRRLGVQPHRTVAVGDQRNDLEMLHWAAVGYAMGQAPDEVLRVADRTTGAVEEDGLADALDEVLAELV
- a CDS encoding TrmH family RNA methyltransferase, producing the protein MLITSPANPRIKAVAGLRRRRARDAQRRTVVEGHEELSLALEAGVVPELLLLCPELMADGVLGDVLARAGELGVETVEASRAAFEKAAYREGPDGVLAVVPTTQRRPADLSLPEDALVLVCEGVEKPGNLGAVLRTADAAGVDAVVAADPVTDWGNPNTVRASKGTVFSVPVAADGTAATLDWLDGHGIPLVATTPDTDALHTSVDYRGPVAIAVGTEKTGLTDLVLERAAHRVRIPMAGRVNSLNVATSAAIVVYEAVRQRGRGR
- a CDS encoding VOC family protein; translated protein: MRIDHVSYAAGPEGLRATAERLAAQLEVRPHDGGVHPRFGTRNVILPLADERYVEVVEVLDHPASDKAPFGQAVRARSAAGGGWMAWVVAVDDLAPVEERLGRPSVEGHRHTPEGVQLRWRQIGVKNVIDHGNRPFFVRWESAAEHHPSRLAESATRLTGLTIGGDFPEVRQWLGLTGEPQGSFESEIEFGFLEDDDCPCLVEVSFETPQGPVTL